GTCAAGGGAATCTGCGCAATTCGTCCACGGCCGCTGCGGGTCAAAGCGTGCGCGATCTCCCCCTAAGCGGGCCTCAGAAGCCCTCTCCGCGACAGTGCCGAGAGCCCGGCAAGGATCGCGAGCTTCACGTGGTGCCTGGACAGCCCTCCCTGAATGTACGCCACGTACGGCGCGCGAAGCGGCGCGTCCACCGTCAGCTCTGAGGACGATCCCTGAACGAACGTCCCCCCGGCCATAACGACCTTGTCAACATAGCCTGGCAGGGGGCTCGGCTCCGGAACGTACTTGGCGTTGACGGGGCTTGCAAGATGAAAACCCCGGCAGAAAGCGAGCAACCTCTCTTCGGTGAACATTCTCACGGCGAGCACGGTGTCCGACCGGACTTCAGTCGGCCCGGGCAGCGTGGGATAGCCGAGCATCCGGAAGACCTGGGAAGCGACGCACGTGCCTGCGAGCGACTCGGCCACGACCGCCGGAGCAAGGAAGAACCCCTGAAGGATCAGGCGTGATAGGCCCAAGCCCGGTCCGACAGCGGCTCCCACGCCCGGGGCCGTGAGCCGGGCCGCGACGCGCTCGATGATGTCACGCCTTCCGACCACGTAGCCGCCTGCCGGCGCGACGCCCCCGCCGGGGTTCTTGATGAGCGAGCCCGCGACGGCGTCCGCGCCTGCTGCGGTTGGCTCCCGGTCTTCGGTGAACTCGCCGTAACAGTTGTCAACGACCACGATGACGCCCGGCTTCTCTTGCTTGACTGCACGCGTGAGGCGCTCGATCTCGCTCACCGACACCGATGACTGCCACGCGTATCCCCGGGAGCGCTGGACGAACACCACCTTGGTTCGGGGGCCCATGGCACGGAGTACCTTGTCCACGTCAAGGGCCTGGTTCTGTCCGTCTTCCCTCCCGCGGGCCACGATTCGCCACGTTATCCCGAGCTCGGCGCAAGACCCCGGAGCGACCCGCCCCATACCCAGCACGTCCCGAAGCGTGTCATAGGGCTCGCCGGTGGCGAACAGGACCTCTTCTCCTGGAAGGAGTAGGCCGAAGAGACAGAGGGAGAGTGCGTGGGTGCCGGAGACTATTTGATGCCTGACGATGGCCGCATCGGCCCCGAACACCCTCGCGAAGACGGCCTCCGCCGCCTCTCTGCCGGGATCATCGTAACCGTATCCAGTGGTATCGGCGAATGACTGGTCGCTTACACCCACTTCCCTGAACGCGCGCAACACCCGTGCGATGTTGCGCGCGGCAAGGGCGTCCACGGCCTTGAGGTCCCGGCTGCACGACTCCTCGGCCTCGCGGAACAAGTCCAACAGGGCCGGGTCGATGTCGAGGCCGAATGCGGCCGCGTCGTCGAATGCGTTCGTATCGTCAACGTCCCTGCCTTCCCCATATGTTGTCATGAGAACCGGACTCCCGCATCTTCCAGCCTGGATATGGCCTCTTCTAGCCTCGCGTCGCTGATGGTCACGGATATCCTGAAATAACCCTCGCCTGCGGACCCGTACCCCACTCCGGGGGTCAGGAACACGCCCGCCTTCTCCAGCACGTATTTGGAAAAGCTTATCGACGTGTACCCCTCCGGGACGGGTGCCCAGACATAGAACGTCCCCTTCGGTAACTCGAGGCTCCACCCGAGCCGGTTTAGGGCAGCGACGATCTTCTCGCGGCGGCTCGCGTACGCCGGCAGGACCTGGCTGAAGTGCTCCGGCGACGTTTCAAGCGCGGCTATCGCGGCATACTGGATCGCTTGGAATATCCCGGAGTCGATATTCGTCTTCAGCCTGCCGAGCGCCTCGATGACATCCTTGCAGCCCGCCGCCCAGCCGATACGCCAGCCTGTCATGTTGTAGGTCTTCGAGAGAGAGTGAAACTCGATTCCAACCTCCTTGGCGCCCGGCACTTGGAGGAAGCTCGGGGCCACGTAGCCGTCAAAAGTGATCTCGCTGTACGCTGCGTCGTGGCACACGATGATAGAGTTCTCTTTCGCAAACTCCACTACGGACTCGAAGAACCGGGTCCCGTCGACCGTTGCGGCGGTGGGGTTATTGGGGTAGTTAATGAACATCAACTTGGCCTTGGCTCTGACGTCCCGTGGGATAGACTCCAGGTCGGGCAGCCAGCGCGTCTCGGGGC
Above is a genomic segment from Bacillota bacterium containing:
- a CDS encoding LL-diaminopimelate aminotransferase, producing the protein MKIHEARRISNLPPYLFAEVEREIARARERGVDVISLGIGDPDFPTPGHVVAKLKEAVDDPANHRYPSYEGLREYRVAVAEWYKRRFNVDLDPDTEVVSLIGSKEGIAHIPWCFIDPGDVALVPDPGYPVYATGVLLAGGDAFPMRLGPETRWLPDLESIPRDVRAKAKLMFINYPNNPTAATVDGTRFFESVVEFAKENSIIVCHDAAYSEITFDGYVAPSFLQVPGAKEVGIEFHSLSKTYNMTGWRIGWAAGCKDVIEALGRLKTNIDSGIFQAIQYAAIAALETSPEHFSQVLPAYASRREKIVAALNRLGWSLELPKGTFYVWAPVPEGYTSISFSKYVLEKAGVFLTPGVGYGSAGEGYFRISVTISDARLEEAISRLEDAGVRFS